From the genome of Streptomyces sp. NBC_00523:
CGAGGGCGCCGGCGGGCTGCTCGTACGGTTCGACGACGAGGGCGCGACCCTGGCGGACGCGGCGCGGCTGCTCGCGGCCCCGGTCCTGGTGGTCGCCCCGGCCGGTCTGGGCACGCTGAACTCCACGGCCCTGACGGCGGAGGCGCTGCGGGCGCGCGAGCTCGACTGCCTGGGCGTGGTCATCGGCAGCATGCCGGCCGCGCCCGGTCTGGCGGAGCGCTGCAATGTGGCGGACCTCCCGGTGGCCGCCGGGGCTCCGCTGCTGGGCGTCGTGCCGGAGGGCGCCGGTTCGCTCGCCCCGGCGGACTTCCGGGCGCGGGCGACGGGTTGGCTGGCCGCGCCGCTGGGCGGCGACCGGCCGCTGGGCTGAGCGGAGCGGGCGGCAGCGGCGGGCCGGCAGCCCGCCGGA
Proteins encoded in this window:
- the bioD gene encoding dethiobiotin synthase codes for the protein MSVLVVTGTGTEIGKTIVTAAVAAAAAHRRVAVLKPAQTGLAPGEPGDVAEVARLAGAHVTAVELARFPEPLAPATAARRAGMDPVRPYEVAEAAGKLAADHDLVLVEGAGGLLVRFDDEGATLADAARLLAAPVLVVAPAGLGTLNSTALTAEALRARELDCLGVVIGSMPAAPGLAERCNVADLPVAAGAPLLGVVPEGAGSLAPADFRARATGWLAAPLGGDRPLG